The following are encoded together in the Micromonospora lupini genome:
- a CDS encoding HAMP domain-containing protein, with translation MTTAKQSVADPSAPDHEALLGELTEALRRIGRGDLKVRLPRRAGAAGEVADAFNEVVSLQERQYLDLRRISRIVGRDGRLTERLDDEGLDGSWAEGQRAINSLIDDLGRPTTEIARVIVAVADGDLSQHMALEIDGRPLRGEYLRIGRTVNTMVDQLSSFSNEVTRVAREVGTEGKLGGQADVRGVAGTWKDLTDSVNTMASNLTGQVRSISQVATAVAKGDLSQKITVGARGEVAELAATMNYLTDTLRLFAEQVTRVAREVGTEGKLGGQAEVPNVAGTWKDLTDSVNSMASNLTAQVRNIAQVSTAVARGDLSQKITVAAQGEILELKDTVNTMVDQLSSFADEVTRVAREVGIEGKLGGQAQVRGVSGTWRDLTENVNQLAGNLTSQVRNISQVSTAVAKGDLSQKITVDAQGEILELKNTVNTMVDQLSSFADEVTRVAREVGTEGNLGGQAQVKGVSGTWRDLTDNVNSMASNLTSQVRNIASVTTAVAKGDLSQKITVDARGEILELKSTVNTMVDQLSSFADEVTRVAREVGTEGKLGGQAQVRGVAGTWRDLTDNVNSMASNLTAQVRNIAQVSTAVAKGDLSQKITVDARGEILELKSTVNTMVDQLSSFADEVTRVAREVGTEGKLGGQAQVKGVSGTWRDLTDNVNSMASNLTSQVRNIASVTTAVAKGDLSQKITVDAQGEILELKSTVNTMVDQLSSFADEVTRVAREVGIEGKLGGQAQVKGVSGTWRDLTENVNQLASTLTTQLRAIAQVSTSVTRGDLTQRIAVKAQGEVAELKDNINQMIVTLRETTKKNAEQGWLDSNLARIGGLLQGQRDLGEVCRMIMTEVTPLVDAQLGAFFLADDADGSMRLRLTSSYGYVARGHDVTFGPGEGLVGQTALSRRTIRVSASPNSRLTLRSGLAETPPSDLVVLPVLFEGELLGVIEFASVAAFSELHLSFLERLVLTIGIAVNTIQANRRTEELLAQSQRLAHELQEQSAELQRTNAELEEKATLLSEQKGNIETKNREIELARLGLEEKAQQLTRASAYKSEFLANMSHELRTPLNSLLLLARLLAENSEQNLNPKQIEFARTIHSAGSDLLSLIDDILDLSKIEAGRMDVEPTEIRFTEIRGYVEQAFAPQAEEKNLDFQVRVSKDLPPALVTDAQRLQQILRNLLSNAVKFTDNGAVTLRIAPAAENVVFDVPALTNAQQVIAFTVIDTGIGISDDKLSIIFEAFQQADGTTSRRYGGTGLGLSISRDLARLIGGTITVSSAPGQGSTFTLFVPQVLAPDAVVAPQSPSPQRAGLPSSLLMPPLELLPARPEAPVTRQLDGATVLIVDDDVRNVFALTSALELHGMTVLYSDNGADGVRLLAEHPEVDIVLMDAMMPDQDGYETTRQIRRNHRFADLPVVFLTAKAMPGDRESALAAGGSDYITKPVDLDDLIELMSSWISGGRIEETS, from the coding sequence ATGACCACGGCGAAGCAGTCGGTCGCGGACCCGTCCGCGCCCGACCACGAGGCGCTCCTCGGTGAGTTGACCGAGGCGCTCCGGCGGATCGGTCGCGGCGACCTGAAGGTCCGGCTGCCCCGCCGTGCCGGCGCGGCCGGCGAGGTGGCGGACGCCTTCAACGAGGTGGTCTCGCTCCAGGAGCGGCAGTACCTGGACCTGCGGCGCATCAGCCGGATCGTCGGTCGGGACGGTCGGCTCACCGAGCGCCTCGACGACGAGGGGCTTGACGGCTCCTGGGCGGAGGGGCAGCGGGCGATCAACTCGCTGATCGACGACCTGGGTCGACCGACAACCGAGATCGCCCGGGTCATCGTGGCGGTCGCCGACGGCGACCTGTCCCAGCACATGGCGTTGGAGATCGACGGTCGGCCGCTGCGCGGCGAGTACCTGCGCATCGGGCGCACGGTGAACACGATGGTCGACCAGCTCTCGTCGTTCTCCAACGAGGTGACCCGGGTGGCCCGCGAGGTGGGCACCGAGGGCAAGTTGGGCGGCCAGGCCGACGTCCGGGGTGTCGCCGGCACCTGGAAGGACCTCACCGACTCGGTGAACACCATGGCGTCGAACCTGACCGGCCAGGTGCGGTCGATCTCGCAGGTGGCGACGGCGGTGGCCAAGGGCGACCTGTCGCAGAAGATCACGGTCGGCGCGCGCGGCGAGGTCGCCGAGTTGGCCGCGACTATGAACTACCTCACCGACACGCTGCGGCTATTCGCCGAGCAGGTGACCCGGGTGGCCCGCGAGGTGGGCACCGAGGGCAAGCTCGGCGGCCAGGCCGAGGTGCCGAACGTGGCGGGCACCTGGAAGGACCTGACCGACAGCGTCAACTCGATGGCGTCGAACCTGACGGCCCAGGTCCGCAACATCGCGCAGGTCTCCACGGCTGTCGCGCGCGGTGACCTCTCGCAGAAGATCACGGTGGCGGCGCAGGGCGAGATCCTGGAACTCAAGGACACCGTCAACACGATGGTGGACCAGTTGTCGTCGTTCGCCGACGAGGTGACGCGGGTGGCCCGTGAGGTGGGCATCGAGGGCAAGCTGGGCGGTCAGGCGCAGGTGCGTGGGGTCTCCGGCACGTGGCGGGACCTCACCGAGAACGTCAACCAGTTGGCCGGCAACCTGACCAGCCAGGTCCGCAACATCTCCCAGGTCTCCACGGCGGTGGCGAAGGGCGACCTGAGCCAGAAGATCACTGTGGACGCCCAGGGTGAGATCCTTGAGCTGAAGAACACTGTCAACACGATGGTGGACCAGTTGTCGTCGTTCGCCGACGAGGTGACCCGGGTGGCCCGTGAGGTGGGCACCGAGGGCAACCTTGGCGGGCAGGCGCAGGTCAAGGGCGTCTCCGGTACGTGGCGGGACCTGACCGACAACGTGAACTCGATGGCGTCGAACCTGACGAGCCAGGTCCGCAACATCGCCTCGGTGACCACTGCGGTGGCGAAGGGTGACCTGTCGCAGAAGATCACTGTGGACGCGCGGGGCGAGATCCTTGAGCTGAAGTCGACTGTCAACACGATGGTGGATCAGCTGTCGTCGTTCGCCGACGAGGTGACCCGGGTGGCCCGTGAGGTGGGCACCGAGGGCAAGCTGGGCGGTCAGGCCCAGGTGCGTGGGGTCGCCGGCACGTGGCGGGACCTGACCGACAACGTGAACTCGATGGCGTCGAACCTGACCGCGCAGGTGCGCAACATCGCGCAGGTCTCCACGGCGGTGGCGAAGGGTGACCTGTCGCAGAAGATCACTGTGGACGCGCGGGGCGAGATCCTTGAGCTGAAGTCGACTGTCAACACGATGGTGGACCAGTTGTCGTCGTTCGCCGACGAGGTGACCCGGGTGGCCCGTGAGGTGGGCACCGAGGGCAAGCTGGGTGGTCAGGCGCAGGTGAAGGGCGTCTCCGGTACCTGGCGGGACCTGACCGACAACGTGAACTCGATGGCGTCCAACCTGACGAGCCAGGTCCGCAACATCGCCTCGGTGACCACGGCCGTCGCGAAGGGTGACCTGAGCCAGAAGATCACCGTGGACGCCCAGGGCGAGATCCTTGAGCTGAAGTCCACTGTCAACACGATGGTCGACCAGTTGTCGTCGTTCGCCGACGAGGTGACCCGGGTGGCCCGCGAGGTCGGCATCGAGGGCAAGCTCGGCGGTCAGGCGCAGGTGAAGGGCGTCTCCGGCACCTGGCGTGACCTCACCGAGAACGTCAACCAGCTCGCCTCGACGCTCACCACCCAGTTGCGGGCCATCGCCCAGGTGTCCACGTCGGTGACCCGCGGCGACCTGACCCAGCGGATCGCGGTCAAGGCGCAGGGCGAGGTCGCCGAGCTGAAGGACAACATCAACCAGATGATCGTCACCCTCCGGGAGACGACCAAGAAGAACGCCGAGCAGGGCTGGCTGGACTCCAACCTGGCCCGCATCGGTGGCCTGTTGCAGGGCCAGCGGGACCTGGGCGAGGTCTGTCGCATGATCATGACTGAGGTGACCCCGCTCGTCGACGCCCAGCTCGGCGCCTTCTTCCTGGCCGACGACGCCGACGGCAGCATGCGGCTGCGGCTGACCTCGTCGTACGGGTACGTGGCACGTGGGCACGACGTCACCTTCGGGCCGGGTGAGGGATTGGTCGGGCAGACCGCCCTCTCGCGCCGGACGATCCGGGTCAGCGCCTCCCCGAACAGTCGTCTCACGCTGCGCTCCGGCCTGGCCGAGACACCCCCTTCCGACCTGGTGGTGCTCCCCGTGCTGTTCGAGGGGGAGCTGCTCGGGGTGATCGAGTTCGCAAGCGTGGCCGCCTTCTCCGAGCTGCACCTGTCGTTCCTGGAGCGGCTGGTGCTCACCATCGGCATCGCTGTCAACACCATCCAGGCCAACAGGCGTACGGAGGAGCTGCTGGCCCAGTCGCAGCGACTCGCGCACGAGTTGCAGGAGCAGTCGGCGGAGTTGCAGCGCACCAACGCCGAGTTGGAGGAGAAGGCCACACTGCTCTCCGAGCAGAAGGGCAACATCGAGACCAAGAACCGGGAGATCGAGCTGGCCCGGCTCGGCCTGGAGGAGAAGGCGCAGCAGCTCACGCGGGCCTCGGCGTACAAGTCGGAGTTCCTGGCCAACATGAGCCATGAGCTGCGTACGCCGTTGAACTCGCTGCTCTTGCTGGCCCGGCTGCTGGCCGAGAACTCGGAGCAGAACCTCAACCCGAAGCAGATCGAGTTCGCCAGGACCATCCACAGTGCCGGCTCGGACCTGCTCTCGCTCATCGACGACATCCTGGACCTGTCCAAGATCGAGGCCGGTCGGATGGACGTCGAGCCCACCGAGATCCGCTTCACGGAGATCCGTGGCTACGTCGAGCAGGCGTTCGCCCCGCAGGCCGAGGAGAAGAACCTCGACTTCCAGGTACGCGTGAGCAAGGATCTGCCGCCGGCGTTGGTCACCGACGCGCAGCGGTTGCAGCAGATCCTGCGCAACCTGCTGTCCAACGCGGTGAAGTTCACCGACAACGGCGCGGTGACGTTGCGGATCGCCCCGGCCGCGGAGAACGTGGTGTTCGACGTGCCGGCGCTCACCAACGCCCAGCAGGTGATCGCGTTCACGGTGATCGACACGGGGATCGGCATCTCCGACGACAAACTGTCGATCATCTTCGAGGCGTTCCAGCAGGCGGACGGCACGACAAGTCGCCGCTACGGCGGCACCGGCCTGGGGCTGTCGATCAGCCGCGATCTGGCCCGGCTGATCGGGGGCACCATCACCGTGTCGTCGGCGCCCGGGCAGGGTTCGACATTCACGTTGTTCGTGCCGCAGGTGCTGGCGCCGGACGCGGTGGTCGCGCCCCAGTCGCCGTCACCGCAGCGTGCCGGCCTGCCGTCGTCGCTGCTGATGCCGCCGCTTGAGTTGCTGCCGGCGCGGCCGGAGGCGCCTGTCACCCGTCAGTTGGACGGTGCGACCGTGCTGATCGTGGACGACGACGTCCGCAACGTCTTCGCTCTGACCAGCGCGTTGGAGCTGCACGGCATGACCGTGCTGTACTCGGACAACGGGGCGGACGGCGTCCGCCTGCTGGCCGAGCACCCGGAGGTGGACATCGTGCTGATGGACGCCATGATGC